TTCGATCGCCGCCTGACCGCGCTCGTGGAAAACGCCAAGGCCAAGAACCTGCATCACGTCCTGCTCTACCTGGACCTCGACCAGTTCAAGATTGTCAACGATACCTCCGGGCATATCGCCGGCGACAAGCTGCTGCGGCAGTTGTCCTTCCTGCTCAAGAACCGCATTCGCGGTTTGGACACGATTGCCCGCCTCGGCGGCGACGAATTCGGCGTGCTGCTCGAATCCTGCCCGATGGAGCCGGCACTGCGGATAGCCAATGACCTCGTCCGCCTTGTCAACGACTTCCGTTTTGTCTGGGAAGGAACCACATTCGAGATCGGCGTCTCGATCGGCGTGGTTCCCGTCACCGCGGAGAGCGTCAGCCCCGTGGCGCTGCTGAGTCAGGCGGATTCCTCCTGCTATGCGGCCAAGGACAAGGGGCGCAACCGTGTCCACGTGTACCAGCCCGATGACGCGGAAATGCTTCAACGTCATGGAGAAATGCAGTGGGTGTCGCGTATCCGCCGGGCCATCGAAGAGGACCGCTTCGTGCTTTACTGCCACAAGATTCTTCCGCTGACGCCCAACCCGGACGGGGACCGCTACTGCGAAACGCTGCTGCGCATGATCGATGAATCCGGCGCCATCGTGCCGCCGATGGCCTTCCTCCCGGCGGCGGAACGCTACGACCTCATGCCAATCATTGACCGCTGGGTGATACGTAACTCGCTTGCCACCTTCGGAAAACACCGCCGTGAGATTGCCGGTCCCACCCCTAACTGTTTCATCAATCTCGCCGCCGCCTCGTTGTCCGATGAAAACATGTTTGACTTTATCCGCGAGCAGATCGAGTCAGCCGGGATGCCTCCGGAAATGGTTTGTTTCGAAATCACGGAAACCGCCGCCGTGGCGAATCTGGATATTGCCGTGGCTTTCATGGAGAAACTCAAGAAGCTGGGTTGCAAGTTTGCGCTCGATGATTTTGGCAGTGGCATGTCCTCGTTTACCTACCTCAAGAACCTGCCGGTGGATTACCTGAAAATCGACGGCTCCTTCGTCCAGAACATGGCCACCAACCCGACCGATTGCGCCATGGTGGACGCCATCAACCGCGTGGGCCACGTGATGGGGATCAAGACCATCGCCGAATTCGTGAAAGACGCTGCCATCCTGGGAAAGCTCAGGGAACTGGGGGTGGATTATGCGCAGGGCTTCGGCATCGCCATGCCCGTACCGATGGCCCAACACCTGTCCAGTGGAACTAACGGGTGTTGCGCGGTACCGGGCTCGCCGGAGAAACCATCCCCGTGATATATCCTGGAGCGCGATGCAGCCCAGCTTCGGGCCCACGCACAGAATGAATCCGGCTAGGCCGCCGCCGGATTGCCGGAACCGGCAATCCCCGGTGGCCGATCGAAACCGGCCAGCTTGAGAACATCAATTTCGCCGAGCTGCGAGCCGAATTTCTCCACCGGGACCGGCCCGCCAAATAAAAATCCCTGCATATCGTGACAACCGATGGTCTTGAGAAAGCGCGCTTGTTCGCGGGTCTCGACGCCCTCCGCGAGAATGCCGAGCCGCAAGCTTTTCGCCATAACCGCGATCGTGGTGGTGATGGCAGCATCGCCACGGTTGCGGGTGACATCACGAATAAAGGAGCCGTCGATCTTGAGCAGATCGATGGGGAAACGCCGCAGATAATTGAGCGAGGAATAACCGGTTCCAAAATCGTCGATGGAAAGCGTCACGCCGATTTCCTTGAGCTCGTGCATCAAGTCCAGCGCCTGCTCGGCATCGTCCACTAACACGGATTCAGTGAGTTCCAGCTCCAGGGAACGGGCCGGCAATCCGCTTTCCTCGAGCGCCTGGCGCACACTGCCCGGCAAGGTTCCGGCGCGGAACTGCTTCATGGACAGGTTCACGGAAACATTCAGCGAGTGGTGTCCCGCTTCATGCCAGCGCCGTCCCTGCAGACAGGCCTGCTGCAGTACCCATTCCCCCACAGGAATCACCAGGCCGGTGTCCTCCAATAACGGGATGAAGTCATCCGGCATGACCAGTCCGCGGCTGGGATGCTGCCAGCGCAACAGCGCCTCCGCGCCCGTCACGGTTCCGGTGGCGGTGTTGACCCGCGGCTGGTAATAAATAAGAAATTCCCTGTTCTGCAAGGCCTGGCGCAAACCCAGCTCATAGTCGAGGCTCTCCTGGGCGCGCGCTTCCATCTCCTGCGTATAAAAGACAAAGCAGTTGCGGCCGGACTCCTTGGCGGCGTGCATCGCGGCGTTGGCGTCCTTGAGCAGCCGCTGGATATCCTGTGTGACGCCAGGATAGAGGGCGATACCGATGCTGGCAGTGACGACAATCTCACGACCACCGATTTTCATCGGTTCGGAGAATTTCTGAATCAGCCGGTTGGCCGCCTGCGCGGCATGCTCGTTTGAAGGCAGCCGCTCCAATATAACCGTGAACTCATCTCCGCCGATGCGGCAAGCCGTGTCCGAGGCCCGCAGACAGGCGCGAATGCGCTTCGCTGCCTCGATCAGAACTGTGTCACCACACTCGTGCCCCAGGCTGTCATTGATGACCTTGAAGCGGTCGATGTCAATGAACATGACCCCCAGCGATTTCTGCGCGCGGTTGGCCACAGCCGTGGCATGCTGAAACCGGTCCTTGAACAGCGAACGGTTCGGCAGTCCGGTTAGCGGGTCATGATAGGCCATGTAATGCATCTGCTCCGCCTGCGCCCGTCGCTCCGAACTTTCATGCAACCGTATGATGCGGTCCGCGCGGCGCACGATCATCAACAGAAAAAGATAAAGCAGAAACAGGATGAAAATAACGCCTGTGAATACCTTATATTGCGTTCGCTCGATCTCCGCCACCAGAGACGTTACATCGGAGTAAATTTCAAAAACTCCCTCGACAGGGCCGCCCGGTATTCTGCGAACAGGAATGTATGACGACAACAGATTGCGGTTTTCTATGACCTGTTCGGTGGCGGAAAAACGATCGCGAAACACCAGATCGCTTTCGGTCTGTCCGGCTTTGGCCTTCTGAAAACCGGCATTGCCGGCCTTGTGCTCACCGATCTGCTTCGGTTCCGTCGAGTAAACCGTCAGACCGGACATATCGTATATCTTCACCTTGACTACATGCAAACCACGAATCTTCTGGAGCACATCCTCGCGCAGACTGGCCACTTCGAGTTGTGACGCAAGTTCGTGCGCGGGAATGCCGGCAGCGCGCGTAACAAAGTCAGCGTATTTGGGCCACAAGGAGTTGGAAAGTGACTGGGCGAGGAAAACGTTAGACTGCGTTTGCTGCTCCATCAGGGATCGCACCGCAATCGTGCGATAAAAAACGCCGAGCGCGGCCGCCACCAGAACGATGCCAAGAAGACTCGCGATGGAATAGGTGCGTGTGAGGCGAAACATTACTTGCCCCTCGAAGTTAATCTGCTCTTTTCTTCAAGCGGCATCTGAAAGAAATTCGAGTTCAACCAGTTCCAGACCGTCAATCGAGGTGCATTGCACCACCACGGCGTAGTGGCAAATAATATTCGTATCTGCATGGGGTAAAATGTCAGTGGTCGCCACCCCTTCCCTGACGCCGGAAAGCACCTGAAAGCGACGCGCCTTGCACTGTATTCCTGTCCGGGTTTCCATGGCCTGCTCCTTGTAGCCTTCCTGTCTCAGGAAGTGCATAGGTTGTGCCATAAACAGCTATATCCCTGACTCCCGCTGGGGATGCACCAAAATGACCCAGGGCTGAAAATAGGCCGAAATCAGTCGTAAAGGAGGAAATCCCCTTGAATTAGCGGCTTTTCCCGACGCTTGGCCTGCCGGCCTGCGCCATCGGCAAAGGCCCACGCAGCAAGGCATAAGGCATCGATTGAGGCCTTTCGCGCAGATTGAAAATACCGACATGCAAGTTTCAAGCGCCGCCCAGGTACATATGGCGTACGTCATCGTTGGCCAGCAATTTGGCACCGGTGTCGGCGAAGCGGTTGTGACCGAGTTCGAGCGCGTACCCGCGATCGGAGAGCTCCAGCGCCCGCGCGGCATTCTGCTCCACCATGAGCAAGGTGCGGCCCTGGCGCTTAAGCTCAATTAATTGTTCAAATATCAGGTCAACATATTTTGGAGAAAGACCGAGTGACGGCTCATCGAGGATCACCAGCCTGGGATTCATCATGAGCGCGCGTCCGATGGCCAGCATTTGCTGCTCACCGCCGGAGAGCTTTCCTGCCGGCTGGTGGCGCCGCTCGTAGAGTCGCGGGAATTGTTCGAACACCGCCTGCACCGCCTCGCGGCGCTTGCGGGCGTCCCGTTGCAGAAATGCGCCCATCTCCAGGTTGTCGGCCACGGTCATCGTGGCAAAGACAATGCGGCCCTGGGGAACATAAGTTATCCCCAGCGCCGGAATCTCATGCGCCGGAAAATTGGTGATGGACTGACCGTCGAAAACAATTTTCCCTTTCTCCGCCGCCACCAGTCCGATCACCGCCTTGATGACCGTGGATTTTCCGGCGCCGTTGGGTCCAATGATGCACACGATCTCGCCGGCATGTACCTCAAGATTGATGCCGAACAGTACCTGCACCGCTCCGTAGGAAACTTCCAGGTCGCGAATGGAGAGCAGGGTCTCGGTCATGCGCCGGCCGACTCCCGTTTTTTGCCAAAATAGGCCTCAAGAACCTGTTCGTTGTTACGAACCTCGGTAAAACCGCCATGCGCGATCATTTCACCTTCGCTCAACACGTACACATCGGAGCAAAGATCGGCAATCACTTCCATATTGTGTTCGATGACAAGAAAGGTCGTGCCTAACCCATTCAGATTCCGCACCATGTCCCACAGCGTCTGGCGCAACGTCGGGTTGACCCCCGCCGCCGGTTCGTCGAGCAGGATCAGCGCGGGATCGCTCATGAGCACGCGCAGGAATTCGACGAGCTTCTGCTGCCCGTAAGAAAGATTTTTCCCCCGCACTTGTGCGTACTCGCGCAGCCGAACGCGTTCGAGCAGTCCGAGCGCACGTTCCGTTACGCTTCGGTCATGACGGCTGCCGGCCACAACCAGGTTTTCCAATACCGTTAATTCCGGAAACACGCGCGAGAGCTGGAAGGTACGAGCCATGCCGCGGCGATATATTTGCGAGGGGCGCCATCCCAGAATGGATTCACCGTCGAAGCTGATTTTACCGGTCGCACCCCGGTCCATGCCGGAGATGATCTGAAACAGCGTGGTCTTGCCCGAGCCGTTGGGGCCAATCAATCCGGTAATGGACCCGCGCGCCACGTGCAGATCCACCCCGCGCAGCGCCTGAACACCGCCGAAATCGCGTGCAATCCCCCAGGCGCTGAGGATTTGGTCCGGGCGGCTGACAGGTTCGGTCATGGCGACTCTCCGGGGCGTGCATCAGGTCGCTTCTGCTGGCGCTCGCGTACGATGGACACCAGCCCACCGGGCAGATACAGGACCACGACCAGCAACAACACTCCCAGCGCCGCGAGATGCGCCGCGGGAAACTGTGCCCACAGCATCTCGCGAATCACCATCACGGTGGCAGCACCGATTATCGGCCCCCAGACCGTACCGCTGCCGCCAAACAACACCACCACGATCATTTCGATGTTGCGCGCATGGTCGAAGGCGGAGGCGGGGTTGATGTAGCTGGTGTACATGGCATAAACCGCGCCGACGGCGCCGGGTATCAGCGCTGACAGCACGAAGGCGGTCACCTTGTTGCGCGTGGTGTTGACGCCCACCATTTCGGCCGCCTCCTCGTCCTCACGGATAGCGCGCAGTTCCAGGCCGAAACGGCTGCGGTGAATCCAGGCGATGAGCAGGGTCGCCCCCAGCGCCAAGGCAAGCATCGTGAAATATTTCACATCAAGCGACGGCAGCAGTGTGGGCGAGAGCGTAAGTCCGGTACCACCCTTCGTGAGGCTCACCCAAAGCGTAGCGACAATGCGTCCGACCTCGTTGAGCCCGAGCATGGCGATAGCAAAATAAGGACCGCGCAGGCGCAGCGTCAGGAATCCAAGGGGCACGGCAAGCAGCGCGGCGACGCCGGCGCCTTTCAGGATTGCGAGCCACCACGGGAATCCCCAGGTCAGAAACAGCGCACCGGCATAGGCACCGACACCGAAAAACGCCGCGTGGCCGAATGAAACGTACCCGGTCATGCCAGAAATCAGGTTCCACGCCTGGGCCAGCGCGATGACGAGGAACACCTGAAGCAGAAACGATTGGTAATATTCGTTGACCCCGAGCGGCGCCAACATGGCCAGTCCGACGAGTACTGTGCCTGCCCAGACGCTGATCATCCGCTGATTGAGGTCAGGCACGCGCCACCCCCTTGAGGCCGGTCGGGCGGATCAGCAGCACCGCCACCAGCAGCAGGTATGCCATCGCCTCGGCCCATTGGGTCGAAATGAATCCTCCCACGAAGGACTCCACCACGCCGAGCAGAATGCCGCCATACAAGGCGCCGACAAAATTTCCCATGCCGCCGATGATGATGATGGCAAAACACTTCTGGATGAAATCCACGCCCGATCCGGGCCAGAACGAGTAAATGATGGACAGCATCACGCCCGCGGCACCGGCCATGGCCGCGGCCATGCCGAAGGTCAGCATGCGAATTTGGCGCACGTCTATGCCGCAAATCTGGGCAACCTGGGCATGCTCTGACACCGCGCGCACCGCCTTGCCGAGGCGCGTGCGTTCGAGAAACAGATATACGCCCACGCTCAGTATCAGAGAAACCAGGCCGGCCACGGTGCGCGGTTTCGAGATGGCCAGCTCGCCGACCAGGAACGAGCCCTGCAGCACCGGGACCGATTTGAAGTCGGCGCTGAATATCAACAGCCCGACGTTGATCAGGATAATGGATACGCCGTAGGTCGCAAGCAACGAGGTAAGCATGGGGCGACCCACCACGCGCTCGATCAGCACGCGCTGGAAATAGTAGCCCACGACAAAGATCGCCGGAACGATTATCAGCAGGGAGAGCAGCGGATGGAGGCCAAAAACGTTAAACAGAACGTACGCGCCGAAGGCACCTATCAGCATGAACTCGGCGTGAGCGATGTTAATGACGCGCATCACGCCGAATATCAGATTGAGGCCGCCGGCGAGCAGCGCGTACAGCGCCCCCGCCAGCAGCCCGTTGATCAGCAGCTGCAGCAGGATTTCAGGTTCGAGCAGATCCACGGGGGTGCGTTCGTTCGTATCAGCCGTGGAATTTTCGTGCCACCTGCCGACCCGTGGTTATCAGGCTTTCAGCGCTTGCCCCAGTCCTTGAACGGATAGGCCACCTTGGCGGTCGCAGCCTCGACCGGCAAAACGATATGGCGTTCGCCGCCGAGCCATTGCACGGCGTAAGCCGGCTTGCCGATCTGCTTGCCGGTCGCGTCCACTTTGAAGCGGCCGAAGGCGTTGACGGTGTCGAGCGCGAACAGCGCCGCGCGTACCTTGTCGCGATCCGTACTGCCGGCTTTCTTGACCGCGGCCTCGAGCACATAACCCGCGCCATATCCACCACCGGCATGGTAACCCGGCTCATGACCGTACTTGGCCTTGTACTTGTCGGAAAATTCCTTGGCGCCCGGAAGCTTCAGCGTCGGTTCCCACTGGGTATTGCCCATGACGCCTTCGGCATCCAGTCCGAGGTTGGCGCCGAAATCAGGCAGGCCGGGGCCCACGGCAAACGCGAATATTTTGGCGTACAGCCGGTTTTCTTTGGCCTGACGCATGAAGGCAGTGGAGTCCGGCAGATAGGAACCGCCGATCACCATATCCGCCTTCTTGGCTTTGATCTTGATGATCATGGAAGAGAAATCGGTCGAGGCCTTGCCGTATTCCTCTTCGAACACGATCTGCATGCCGAGCTGTTTCGCTTTGGACTTGACGCCGACGGCCACCCCGCGCGGGAAAGCCGTGTTCTCGTAGATCAAGGCGATCTTCTTGAGCCCTTTGGACTTGGCGAGCTCGATAATCTGGTCCATGTAGAGATCGGCCAACGTGTACAGGCCAAATGTGTTCTTGTAGCCGCGTTCCCAAATCTCGCTCGATGAAGCGCCGGAGGACACCATGGGGAAATTATGCTTCTCGGCCACGGTACTGGCGGCCATGGTCACGTCGGAGGAATACGGCCC
The Sulfuricaulis sp. DNA segment above includes these coding regions:
- a CDS encoding EAL domain-containing protein, which produces MFRLTRTYSIASLLGIVLVAAALGVFYRTIAVRSLMEQQTQSNVFLAQSLSNSLWPKYADFVTRAAGIPAHELASQLEVASLREDVLQKIRGLHVVKVKIYDMSGLTVYSTEPKQIGEHKAGNAGFQKAKAGQTESDLVFRDRFSATEQVIENRNLLSSYIPVRRIPGGPVEGVFEIYSDVTSLVAEIERTQYKVFTGVIFILFLLYLFLLMIVRRADRIIRLHESSERRAQAEQMHYMAYHDPLTGLPNRSLFKDRFQHATAVANRAQKSLGVMFIDIDRFKVINDSLGHECGDTVLIEAAKRIRACLRASDTACRIGGDEFTVILERLPSNEHAAQAANRLIQKFSEPMKIGGREIVVTASIGIALYPGVTQDIQRLLKDANAAMHAAKESGRNCFVFYTQEMEARAQESLDYELGLRQALQNREFLIYYQPRVNTATGTVTGAEALLRWQHPSRGLVMPDDFIPLLEDTGLVIPVGEWVLQQACLQGRRWHEAGHHSLNVSVNLSMKQFRAGTLPGSVRQALEESGLPARSLELELTESVLVDDAEQALDLMHELKEIGVTLSIDDFGTGYSSLNYLRRFPIDLLKIDGSFIRDVTRNRGDAAITTTIAVMAKSLRLGILAEGVETREQARFLKTIGCHDMQGFLFGGPVPVEKFGSQLGEIDVLKLAGFDRPPGIAGSGNPAAA
- a CDS encoding ABC transporter ATP-binding protein, with the protein product MTETLLSIRDLEVSYGAVQVLFGINLEVHAGEIVCIIGPNGAGKSTVIKAVIGLVAAEKGKIVFDGQSITNFPAHEIPALGITYVPQGRIVFATMTVADNLEMGAFLQRDARKRREAVQAVFEQFPRLYERRHQPAGKLSGGEQQMLAIGRALMMNPRLVILDEPSLGLSPKYVDLIFEQLIELKRQGRTLLMVEQNAARALELSDRGYALELGHNRFADTGAKLLANDDVRHMYLGGA
- a CDS encoding ABC transporter ATP-binding protein, giving the protein MTEPVSRPDQILSAWGIARDFGGVQALRGVDLHVARGSITGLIGPNGSGKTTLFQIISGMDRGATGKISFDGESILGWRPSQIYRRGMARTFQLSRVFPELTVLENLVVAGSRHDRSVTERALGLLERVRLREYAQVRGKNLSYGQQKLVEFLRVLMSDPALILLDEPAAGVNPTLRQTLWDMVRNLNGLGTTFLVIEHNMEVIADLCSDVYVLSEGEMIAHGGFTEVRNNEQVLEAYFGKKRESAGA
- a CDS encoding branched-chain amino acid ABC transporter permease, with translation MPDLNQRMISVWAGTVLVGLAMLAPLGVNEYYQSFLLQVFLVIALAQAWNLISGMTGYVSFGHAAFFGVGAYAGALFLTWGFPWWLAILKGAGVAALLAVPLGFLTLRLRGPYFAIAMLGLNEVGRIVATLWVSLTKGGTGLTLSPTLLPSLDVKYFTMLALALGATLLIAWIHRSRFGLELRAIREDEEAAEMVGVNTTRNKVTAFVLSALIPGAVGAVYAMYTSYINPASAFDHARNIEMIVVVLFGGSGTVWGPIIGAATVMVIREMLWAQFPAAHLAALGVLLLVVVLYLPGGLVSIVRERQQKRPDARPGESP
- a CDS encoding branched-chain amino acid ABC transporter permease: MDLLEPEILLQLLINGLLAGALYALLAGGLNLIFGVMRVINIAHAEFMLIGAFGAYVLFNVFGLHPLLSLLIIVPAIFVVGYYFQRVLIERVVGRPMLTSLLATYGVSIILINVGLLIFSADFKSVPVLQGSFLVGELAISKPRTVAGLVSLILSVGVYLFLERTRLGKAVRAVSEHAQVAQICGIDVRQIRMLTFGMAAAMAGAAGVMLSIIYSFWPGSGVDFIQKCFAIIIIGGMGNFVGALYGGILLGVVESFVGGFISTQWAEAMAYLLLVAVLLIRPTGLKGVARA
- a CDS encoding amino acid ABC transporter substrate-binding protein; this encodes MKRRISLFAFLSVVIAFLVSPTIGYAKDTVVGTSVALTGKYARTGQEQLQGFQMWIEEVNARGGLLGQKVALVHYDDESKPETGAKLYEKLITDDKVDLLIGPYSSDVTMAASTVAEKHNFPMVSSGASSSEIWERGYKNTFGLYTLADLYMDQIIELAKSKGLKKIALIYENTAFPRGVAVGVKSKAKQLGMQIVFEEEYGKASTDFSSMIIKIKAKKADMVIGGSYLPDSTAFMRQAKENRLYAKIFAFAVGPGLPDFGANLGLDAEGVMGNTQWEPTLKLPGAKEFSDKYKAKYGHEPGYHAGGGYGAGYVLEAAVKKAGSTDRDKVRAALFALDTVNAFGRFKVDATGKQIGKPAYAVQWLGGERHIVLPVEAATAKVAYPFKDWGKR